Part of the Lebetimonas natsushimae genome is shown below.
ATTCCCAGTGATTTTGCCGCTTCAAACTGTCCTTTTGGAATGGAATTTATTCCGGCTCTTACAATTTCGGCAACATAAGCGCTTGTAAAAATGGTAAAAGCTATTATTGCCGCAACGGTAGGGGATACATGCGCCTGGGTGTGAAAAAAACTCATTGAAAAAACCGGTATTGCAAAAAATACCCAGAATATCACCATTAGTAACGGGGTTGCCCTTACAATTTCTATATATAAAATTGCAGGTATTTTAATTATTTTTACACTCGACCATCTTGCAATTCCTAAAATTGATCCAAGTACAAAACTTAAGATTATTGAAACAATGGCCAAAATAAAAGTTAAAGCGAGCCCTCCGATTTCCCCCGGTCTTCCAAAGAATAAAAACCTTAAATTGTCTTTAGTAAACAGTTCTTCATAATGGGTTTCGGGATATGCAATCATCTGAAATATTTTTAATAAAACAGCAATTACAACAATATTAAAAATCCAAAATATTAATTTGTGTGTTTTAAAATAATTTTCAATTTTTTTAAGCATTTTTTACGCCTTTTGAAAACTTAATTTCAATTAAATTCATAATAAAAGATGTTGTAAGTGTTAAAATTATATAAAGTATTGTAACTGCTGTTGCCGCCTCAAAACCTCTAAATGTAAGTGCATCAATTTGCTGAGTTGCAAAAGTCAGTTCTGCCACACCTATTGTCATTGCCAGTGAAGAGTTTTTAATAAGATTTAAAAACTGGCTTGTAAGCGGAGGAATGATAATTCTTACTGCCTGGGGATAAATTATATACCACATTACTTGAAATTTATTCATTCCAAGTGACATTGCCGCTTCAAACTGTCCTTTTGGAATTGAGCGAATTCCTGCTTTTACAACTTCTCCAATATATGCACCAGTATAGAGTATAAGTGCTAAAAGAGCCGAAAAAAATGCATCAACATCATTTATATGTAAAAATTCTCCCCATGAATTTAAAAACGGAAATATTTGGGATAATGTAAAAGTAAAATAAATAAAAAACATCTGAACAATTAGTGGAATGTTTCTAAAACTTTCAACATAATAACTTGCAAAAAGGCTTATCCAAAAATTTTTTGAAGCCCTTCCTATTCCTACAATTGAGCCAATTATAAAACTGAAAAATATTCCCAAAACCGAAAGCTTTATTGTAGTAATGAAACCATCTATTAGCAGTTGTTTATACTCTATCAGCACATGCCAGTCAAATTCATAACCCATTATTTACCTTTGTCCCCAAAAGGGGAGAAATTATTTAGGCCAAACTTCAGGAAGTCTGTTTGGTTTAGTACCGAACCATTTTATATACAATTTTTCATAAGTACCGTCTCTTACAGCATCTTGAATTGCAAAGTTAACCGCATCCCTAAAATTGGATTCGTTTTCTCTAACGCCCATACCGTAAGGTTCAAAAGTAAATGTACCGCCTACAACTTTAAATGCTCCATGAGAATTTTTTGCCTGAGTTACACACCAAGTATAATCAGTTGAAACAGCATCAATTTTCCCTCTTTTAAGAGCCATTATTGCCTGTGGATATTCTTGGAAATATACTAATTTAACTTTTGGATTTACTTTTAATAAGTTTTGTCCGCTTGTGGCACCTTGGATTACACCAACTTTTTTACCGCTTAAATCATGATAATT
Proteins encoded:
- a CDS encoding amino acid ABC transporter permease; its protein translation is MLKKIENYFKTHKLIFWIFNIVVIAVLLKIFQMIAYPETHYEELFTKDNLRFLFFGRPGEIGGLALTFILAIVSIILSFVLGSILGIARWSSVKIIKIPAILYIEIVRATPLLMVIFWVFFAIPVFSMSFFHTQAHVSPTVAAIIAFTIFTSAYVAEIVRAGINSIPKGQFEAAKSLGMNNFKTFFYIILPQAYRKMIPAFVSQFVALFKDTSLAYTIGVIEFFRAATIINNRLYISFEVFSFVALVYFSIAFSMSKFSHTLEKKVEKQLNA
- a CDS encoding amino acid ABC transporter permease, which produces MGYEFDWHVLIEYKQLLIDGFITTIKLSVLGIFFSFIIGSIVGIGRASKNFWISLFASYYVESFRNIPLIVQMFFIYFTFTLSQIFPFLNSWGEFLHINDVDAFFSALLALILYTGAYIGEVVKAGIRSIPKGQFEAAMSLGMNKFQVMWYIIYPQAVRIIIPPLTSQFLNLIKNSSLAMTIGVAELTFATQQIDALTFRGFEAATAVTILYIILTLTTSFIMNLIEIKFSKGVKNA
- a CDS encoding transporter substrate-binding domain-containing protein — encoded protein: MKKLFALFILLGVLFSGLNADLLQDVQKRGVLKAGVKYDFPPFGFVNEKGQVVGFDIDLVKYIAKKLGVKPVFTQVTSKTRIPMVQSGTVDIAAASMTHKVQRDLPIDFTISYYFDGQSILVRKDSTVKNYHDLSGKKVGVIQGATSGQNLLKVNPKVKLVYFQEYPQAIMALKRGKIDAVSTDYTWCVTQAKNSHGAFKVVGGTFTFEPYGMGVRENESNFRDAVNFAIQDAVRDGTYEKLYIKWFGTKPNRLPEVWPK